A genome region from Nicotiana tabacum cultivar K326 chromosome 13, ASM71507v2, whole genome shotgun sequence includes the following:
- the LOC107812954 gene encoding zinc finger CCCH domain-containing protein 29, which produces MCSSSKSKVCPFDLNMDKKDGASRNCSKLLELSASDDLSGFICEVEKGCGVDELSFWYGRKFGSKKMGFEERTPLMIASMYGSTEVLRFIIGTGKVDVNRACGSDGATALHCAAAGGSESSIEVVKILIDASADVNACDSSENRPCEVIASYPKWLRNSKRKSLELLLNGSLAELAELEEEEGKAVIQTTKEGSEKKEYPIDTSLPDINDGIYGSDDFRMYCFKVKPCSRAYSHDWTECPFVHPGENARRRDPRKYNYTCVPCPEFKKGACAKGDSCEYAHGVFESWLHPAQYRTRLCKDETGCSRKVCFFAHKHEELRPLYASTGSAIPSPKATPVSSMDMSTLSPLALGSSSMMLPTTTTSTPPMSPAATCSSPMGGNMWQGKVNLTPPALQLPGSRLKTSLNARDLDLDMEMLGLESIRTQQQLRQQLIDEMAGLSSPSYWKNDNRMGDMKPTNLDDVFGSLDSQLLSQLQGLSPRMTSNTNSQLYSPSVSHMQGVSPKVASNTSQLQSPTGLQMRQNMNQFQGSYSNMSQSSSPLRKPSTYGFDSSAAVAAAVMNSRSASFAKQRSQSFIDRSGIGHRSGPNGVANSPPLMSSNMSDWGSPTGKLEWGFNSEDTNKLKRSQSFGFRGGNAAPTRSPIAPSQVNEPDVSWVHSLVKDVSSTGTGLYSSEQKRGSVHDAIPPWLEQMYIDQERIVA; this is translated from the coding sequence ATGTGCAGTAGTTCAAAGAGTAAAGTTTGTCCTTTTGATTTAAACATGGATAAGAAAGATGGGGCTAGTAGAAATTGCTCTAAATTGCTTGAATTGTCAGCTTCAGATGATCTTTCTGGCTTCATATGTGAAGTGGAGaagggttgtggtgttgatgagTTAAGCTTTTGGTATGGTAGAAAATTCGGTTCGAAAAAGATGGGTTTTGAAGAGAGAACTCCTTTAATGATTGCTTCTATGTATGGAAGTACTGAGGTTTTGAGGTTTATTATTGGAACTGGGAAAGTTGATGTTAACAGAGCTTGTGGATCTGATGGTGCAACTGCTCTTCACTGTGCTGCAGCTGGTGGATCTGAATCGTCGATTGAGGTCGTTAAGATCTTGATTGATGCTTCGGCGGATGTTAATGCTTGTGATTCAAGTGAAAACAGGCCATGTGAAGTGATTGCTTCTTACCCTAAGTGGTTGAGGAATTCGAAAAGGAAATCGCTCGAGCTGTTGTTGAATGGTAGCTTGGCTGAGCTTGCTGAGctggaggaagaagaaggaaaagcaGTGATTCAGACAACGAAAGAAGGGAGCGAGAAGAAGGAGTACCCTATTGATACTTCCTTGCCGGATATAAACGATGGGATTTATGGGAGTGATGATTTCAGGATGTATTGTTTCAAGGTTAAGCCTTGTTCTAGGGCTTATTCTCATGATTGGACTGAATGCCCTTTCGTTCATCCAGGGGAGAACGCGAGGAGGCGTGACCCAAGAAAGTATAACTATACTTGTGTCCCGTGTCCTGAGTTCAAGAAAGGTGCCTGTGCAAAAGGTGATTCTTGTGAGTATGCTCATGGTGTATTTGAGTCATGGCTTCATCCTGCCCAATATAGAACACGCCTTTGCAAGGACGAGACCGGGTGCTCGAGGAAAGTTTGCTTCTTTGCTCACAAGCATGAAGAGCTGCGCCCGTTGTATGCATCCACTGGTTCAGCTATTCCTTCCCCAAAGGCTACCCCAGTCAGTTCTATGGACATGTCAACATTGAGTCCTCTGGCGCTCGGTTCGTCTTCCATGATGCTGCCTACTACCACTACTTCAACACCTCCGATGTCTCCTGCTGCTACGTGTTCGTCCCCAATGGGCGGAAACATGTGGCAGGGCAAGGTGAATCTCACCCCGCCTGCATTACAGCTTCCTGGTAGTAGGCTAAAGACGTCTCTGAACGCCCGAGACTTGGACTTGGATATGGAAATGCTTGGCTTGGAAAGCATCCGCACACAGCAGCAACTAAGGCAGCAATTGATCGATGAAATGGCTGGTCTCTCTTCCCCATCCTATTGGAAGAACGATAACAGGATGGGTGATATGAAGCCTACTAATCTTGATGATGTTTTTGGATCCTTGGATTCTCAATTGTTGTCCCAATTGCAGGGCCTATCTCCAAGAATGACATCAAACACCAATTCTCAGTTGTATTCTCCATCGGTTTCTCATATGCAAGGTGTCTCACCTAAGGTGGCAAGTAACACCTCCCAGCTGCAATCTCCAACCGGGCTTCAGATGCGGCAAAACATGAACCAATTTCAAGGAAGCTATTCTAACATGTCTCAATCATCATCTCCCTTGAGAAAGCCCTCGACATATGGATTCGACTCTTCAGCAGCAGTGGCTGCAGCTGTCATGAACTCAAGGTCTGCTTCTTTTGCAAAGCAGCGCAGCCAGAGTTTTATTGACCGTAGTGGAATTGGCCATCGTTCTGGCCCCAATGGCGTTGCTAATTCACCACCTTTGATGTCATCTAATATGTCGGATTGGGGCTCCCCGACTGGGAAATTGGAGTGGGGCTTTAATAGCGAGGACACGAACAAGCTCAAGAGATCTCAATCTTTTGGTTTTCGCGGTGGAAATGCTGCTCCAACAAGATCACCAATCGCACCATCTCAAGTCAATGAGCCAGATGTCTCGTGGGTTCATTCCTTGGTGAAAGATGTGTCCTCCACGGGTACCGGGCTATATAGCTCAGAGCAGAAGCGCGGCAGTGTTCATGACGCCATTCCACCATGGCTGGAACAAATGTACATAGACCAGGAGCGGATAGTGGCTTAA